The Brassica oleracea var. oleracea cultivar TO1000 chromosome C7, BOL, whole genome shotgun sequence sequence AGAGTGCACCTATGGAACTTGACTATAATATTCTCATTCTTATTCTCAGGATCAAGCTTTAGCACCTTCGAAGGAATAGAGATCTGTGGCGTACCATCAAGTCTGTATGTCGGAGTGGCTGCACGATATAGATTCCTCGACTGAGGGCTCAATCTCGCAGCCCACGGGAATCACACTTTACCATCAGCTTTTAACTCCGGAGATGGAAGCTTTTCAATAGGAAGCTGGAGAGTACGGGTTTGGTGGCTGCTCTTTGTTTTTTTGTTTAAGATCTCATCATTCAAGGACGGCCATAGAGAAGCTAACTGATTCCCAACAATTGCAGGGTCATAATCCCGAGGGATACTAGGTTGAGGAGGGGTGGCAGGAGGTTTAAAGAGTAGTGGCTTTGCCCAAGCTCCCAAGGTGGGTACAAATTTAGGTGGTGCTTGCATTCCATTTTCCGAGGACAAGGATCGATTGTGAGGAACATTACAGTCGTCTTGATGAGAAGAGACCTGAGCGATATCGCTTTCCAAGACAACAGAGCTTTCAGGCTCTTTCAAACTATCCAGCTCCATCGAGATAGAATTAATGTCACAATTCTGATCAGTACCCAAAATCAGAGTAGTTTCTACGTCTTGTGCTGTGGTACCTGAGATCGTGTTTATCAAGTCCGATGAAACCGTTGACGAAGTCATGGGAGAAGTGAATGTCAACGTGGATGATGTCTGCACAGGTGACGAAGACGGAGACAAGATGACGACCGGAGATCCAAGACTTGTATTCATTGGCGCAAAAGAAGACGTCGTAGACAGAGTGTTGACGACTTCAAGGGATTCAGTGCTTGAGACCGTCAGAGCCAACGAAGTTGACGACGATGAGGCAGAGGTAATGGTCGACGTCAAAGCCGACGACAGAGCCAAAGAAGTTGATTCGACGGCGAGAGCGCATGAGATGCTTTGTTTTTTCGATGGTAGAGGAGCTTCGATTCCGGACACCATGGAAACTTATGGAGAGAAGATGGAGGAGAGGAGTGGAAAGGACTTCCTTGCTGACCTATCTGCGACGATTCCAACCAGATTCGCCGAAATTCACTCGAGATGATTTCTTAGGGTTTCGCCTTCTTGATCGCAAAGAGGGGTGCGTACAGGCGCGTGTGTTTAACTTGCCACTCACTTTATTAATTCTCAGTTCTCCACAAATCACATACTTATACATATATATTTTTTGAAAACACATGATAAAATATGATACTTTGGTTTAACGAATGTATAAAACTGACATCCAAGATTTTTTTATATACTATGATGTGATAGACTAAAGAGGGTTTGGCAGTTACCCACTTGGGTCTTTATTACTTTATTTTAGGTTCATGCAACAAATAATGACTCAAGTCAGTAAGAAAAAGAAGCAACGGATACAAAAAAAAACACTCAGTTTAAGTAACACTACTGTCTACGTGAAAGTGAATTTGAAATCATGAATATAGTGTCAACGTGAATGTTCTAGCCCGGGTTCGATTCCACTTGCCCGTTGTCATTACAGATAATGTTTTCAAAAAAAAAAAAAATAGTGTCAACGTAAAAGTGGTAAATAGTTTTAATTATAAGACTTGAAATCATGATCGGAACAGCATCTATTATTATTTATTTATTTTTTGAAAAAGGGCATAACAGCATCTATTATTAATAAGTTATAAGCAAATATGTTGCAACTCGACCACGTTTGTGTGGTTAGTTGTTCAGTCTATGTTTCAGCAAAACCAATTTTTTTTTTCTTTACCATTTTGTTTTTAAGTCTCTACCATTTACTCTGTAAAGTAATCAGCAAAAATATCTTAAATTTGAAACTACGATTACCAAATAGCAAATACCAAGAAAAACCATTATTGTAACTGTCTAAACAAAATGGACTACTCGTGTAATCTTAACTATAATTTTTTAATAATAGTCTGAGAAATAGGAGCAGGGAATCCATTTTAGAAAACAAAACTTTTGATGTGATGTACAAGTTAGGTGCGGGAAATTTTATGAACTCGAATAAAAATCAAATCCTCGTACAGTGCAAATATTCCATACACATATCGACCTTTATAGATTAATGGTTTTTTCTAAATACAAGGCCAAAATAAATAGATATACTAACTTCTGCAGTGTGGTTGTACCAATATACTACATTCATGTGCCGACTTGTTGCATCGACATGGAAAAAATTCACCATTGTTTTTAGGTTACAGTTTTTATTTGAGAAATTTTAACCTACATGTAAGAATTTTTAGGCCTGGCTCCCCAAACGTGTAATAATGTAAATTTCTAATGCATCTCTATACTCTAATCAGTATCACTTAAGCTGGTGAAAATCACATTTCAAACAAGAAAAGCAGAAACAAAACTGGAGCCAGTTATTGTCGCAAGCAAATGCAACTTTTAAAGGCATATCAATGTATTATTGAATCCGACAACACAGCAAACATGAGCCAATTATTATAGTTTATTAGCTTTCTTTTTTGTCGCGGAAAACTACTTGACTTTAACCATCTTTAAGGAAAGAGGAGAATTATAACCCAGTTGAACCTTTGCATCACGTGGACGGGGTACCACATTACTCTTAATGTAATACTTTAGGTTCTGAAATAATATGTTGATGTGAAAATGATTAAAATGATTGATTTATCTCAACAGTCAACTCGTGCATGGAAAATGTACATCATACTTTGAAAGAACGTACCTTATAATTTCAATAAGAATATAAGACCAGCTGCAAGGAGGATATTAGCTTATTCTTAGCGCTAATCCTTATGCATTAAGAATATAATAATAATAAAACTTGACGTTACGCTAAGGTTGAATCCTTAATGAAGGATTTATTTGCGGTTGATCCTTGATGTGCTGGCAACATCTGATTGGATCGGAAAAGGAATGTGTTTTGTGAGGGGAAAAAAACTCGGTCATTTTCGCGACTCGAGGAGGTAAAAAAACCTTTTCACCTCTCCCGGCGAAACAAAAGGCGATTCTGCGATCCGCTTTGTTCAAGGTAAATCAGACCATTTTAGTTCCTTATTTTTGCATTTGGAGTTGATGTATGTTGATTCATCAGTGTTTATGGATTCGATTGTGGGGATCAAATAGATTCTGGGTTTAAAATCGAATTGGGCATTAAAATCGAATTAGGGTTTTCGTCTGCTCTTACTATTTTCTTCTTTTCTACTCGCTTCTTTGTTTATGGATTCGATTGTGGGGATCAAATAGATTCTGGGTTTAAAATCGAATTGGGCATTAAAATCGAATTAGGGTTTTCGTCTGCTCTTACTATTTTCTTCTTTTCTACTCGCTTCTTTGTTTATGGATTCGATTGTGGGGATCAAATAGATTTTGGGTTTAAAATCGCATTGGGGATTAAAATCGAATTAGGGTTTTCGTCTGGTCTTACCATTTTCTTCTTTTCTACTCGCTTCTTTGTTGGTTTCATCACGATTAAAGGATTTTGATCCGCTTATATGTTTTTGTTCTTGTAGGTTCTGAAATGGAGGAAGAATTGCGAGATATGAAAGCACACAAAGCATACTACAACATGCTTCGTTTCGTTGCAAATGCGCAACAGGGGATTCCTAAGCTGTGCCCCTGTGGATCTATCACGAAGGAGGTCGTCGATGAAGAGGATACATATGACTACCTCCCTGGGAGAAGATACTTCATATGCAAAGACTATGAGGTTTGAATTCTTCTGTCTATATTTATCGATCTCGTCCTTCCATATTTATTTGTTGTTTGATAAATTCTTTTCTGTTTTCGCAGAATGACGGGATGCATTTCAGGCAACCATGGGTTATGGGAATGCAACAAGAGGTTGAGAGACTCAAAGAACGTTTTCACGAGCAGGAGAAGCTTCTGCGAGAGTGCGAGGCACTTAAGGTGAGTTCTCTCTAATGGTTCACTCTCTTATTAATCATCTTTCTAAGATATTCATTTTTTAATATGCTGTCTTTTCAGGGCCAGGTGAGGATGCTGCTTATGCGGGTGGCTGAACTCGAGAAAAGAAACTTACCGGTTTCTAACTATTAGTGTTTGAACTTACCAGTTAGAATTCAAATGGATTTAGTTTGTAGTTAGAAAAGAAACTAGGATCGTGTAACCGTGTCACTTAGTAGTTGAGAATACTTGAAAACAAACTAGGATTGTGTAACCGTTTAAAGTTTCTGAGCAAATAACTTTTAGTTTGTAGTGAGGAAACAGACTAGGATTATCAATGCACACCAAACCACCATTTAATTGTGCGTAACTGCACTGCTTCCTTTAAGCCAAAAACCCATTAAATTTTCGTGAGCTGTTCTGATATGACTGTTTTCTACTAGGATTCAATAGAGTTATTATAGAATCCCTTATTTTATCGCCTGTGTTTCTACTAGAGAAACACATACTTCTTCCTAAATGGCCAAATCCGGTGGTTATGTAAACCTTGTAATGAGTCAAGGGCCAGTTCATCTTGACTCCTGCGAACCTCTTCTCTTTACCAGCCAAAGTTCTGGTGTGTCTACTGTCAAAGGGAGGAGAAAATGGTCACCGAAGGAGGATTTAATCCTCATCGGTGCGTGACTCAACACCAGCAAAGACCCAATAGTGAGTAATGAACAAAAAGTAGGTGCCTTCTGGAATGGGATTGTAGAGTACTACAACTCCATAGAGTACTACAACTCCAGTCCTCAACTGGTTGGGACAAGCCCACGAGAACTTGGGCCATGCAAGCAAAGATGGGCTAGGATCAACGAGGGAGTTTGCAAGTTTGCTGGCTGTTACGACATGGCACTGAGGGAGCAGAGAAGCGGGCAAAATGAGAACGATGTGATGAAGTCTGCCTTGGATATCTTTGCCAATGACCAGGGATCGAAGTTCAACTTCGAACATGCGTGGAGGGAGCTTCGGCATGATGTGAAATGGTGCTCTACCTATCTGGAGAAGGACGAGCGCAAACCAGCGGATTCCCAAGGCGACGGTGAAGGGGCAGTGCCAGAGCCAGAGCCAGAAGAGCGACCAATAGGGGTTAAGGCTGCAAAGGCTGGTAGCAAGAGGAAGAAAACTGGAAAAGAGGAAGAGTTGGCAAAGCTAGAAAATTTGTTGGAGCTAAAAAAAAAATCTCTCAGCAAAGTTAGCTAGAGAGTTTGCTTACAAAGCCCGAGCCTCTCTCTGAGATGGAATCAGCTCTCAAAAACAAAATTATGTCTGAATTGTTGTAGGGTTTGTTAGCTCTAACCTTAGTTTCAGATGTTTGCATTATACTAGTTTCAACTGTTTGCATTAGACATAAGTGTAGTTGTCATTTCACAACTAAAACATGTCTATTTACGTTGCTTACACACGTGATTTTCTTCTGTTTCAGGTGAAGTACAAGACCATGTGCTTGTTGAAGACAGAAGCTGGTATCAAGTCACGGGTAGTTTGTATTTTCTGTTTCTATTTTCATGTGAACCCATCACGGGTTGTTTGTATGTTGCCTTTATAAGTCTGTTTGTAGACTAGGATGTTATGCTATTTCCTTTGCTCTTCTACTTCCTTTGTACTGTATTAAAAACGGATGTAATGATGTTTTAGTGCAATCTATTTCCTTTGCTCTTATTTTCCTTGCACAAATGGTTCTGTTCTCTTGATATGGTTCATCTAGACGAGCTTCCCACCTTCATCTAGACGAGCTTACCACCTTCATCTCCATCAGCAGTTCCCACCATCTCGACGAGCAAGGTATATGCTACTTTTGATGAAGAAATTCATATGATGATTCTTTAACCACCAAGATCTCTGAGGCCTTGTTATGTTTGTATTACTTAATATAGTGCCAGACCATACATAACGCCTAATTGCTATGGACAATGTATGATGACTGTCATTGAACTTTGAGCTAAGACTTTGCATTAGAAATTTGAAGTGTTTGAATATGACTCATTTTTTAATGGTGGTATCGGCTGGTCATGCTCACTAATATGAATGTGTACAAAGTTTAATCTAATAGTTTTATATTATCATTCTATCACAATGATATAATTCGTATCAAGTTCAAGAAAGTTAGACAACGTGAATTGTCTGTAGCCGGTTGTTGGCTACCTCAATTCATTATAATACTTTGGGGTGGAAATGATACTTTGAGGTGGAAATGATACTTTGGTTTGTTCTATAAACATTTCATGTTTCTTTCATTCCCAAGTGTTTCGTTTATTCAATTATCAGTTTTTAAAACAATTTGATGAACCATTAGAGCAATTAAAATGATTCGAAATTTTATTATGTAAAAACCAAAAGAAAGTTTATAAAAACGTCTTTAACTTATGATTATGAAATATATATATCTCGACACGTCTTTAGCTTATGATTATGAAATATATATATGTCGACATGTGCACAAAAGTAATACCAAAAGAAAGTTTATAAAAACGTATGTTTGTTATAATGTTTGAAGGAAGGATAGCCAAATATGGCAGATGACCTCGACCGAAGACTCGATGCGGCTGTCAATGAGGCTTTTGATGAATATTTTGAAGAAACATACAACAGCATTGTGGAGAATCGAACTGCAAAAAAGAAGAAACGTGCATATGTCGAAAGAAACCGAGAAGCGGGCCACAACCGTCTATGGAATGACTACTTCAGTGAAGATCCGACATTTCCGCCTCATTTATCCAGACGCCGTTTCCGTATG is a genomic window containing:
- the LOC106303102 gene encoding glutathione S-transferase T2-like, with translation MAKSGGYVNLVMSQGPVHLDSCEPLLFTSQSSGVSTVKGRRKWSPKEDLILIEYYNSIEYYNSSPQLVGTSPRELGPCKQRWARINEGVCKFAGCYDMALREQRSGQNENDVMKSALDIFANDQGSKFNFEHAWRELRHDVKWCSTYLEKDERKPADSQGDGEGAVPEPEPEERPIGVKAAKAGSKRKKTGKEEELVKYKTMCLLKTEAGIKSRTSFPPSSRRAYHLHLHQQFPPSRRASARPYITPNCYGQCMMTVIEL